The following are encoded in a window of Ranitomeya variabilis isolate aRanVar5 chromosome 6, aRanVar5.hap1, whole genome shotgun sequence genomic DNA:
- the LOC143781097 gene encoding uncharacterized protein LOC143781097 — protein MNWRRKSLSSNITCQPGKVVNKALREDVEGLREALSGLLQEKKMLVEDSQRRYQSGKEVKLPVPILARDLEECKAEDELALKAEQDSHTVVADVFLERFEAKRDLYIHEESETLLFKTVIDVPDEVQEACTGEGVHEAFRKAVEAHSVNWAAETKQLVILSTKEVTVKWVAILKDMPYNVFA, from the exons ATGaattggagaaggaagtctctgagctcaaacATCACCTGTCAACCTGGCAAAGT tgtgaacaaagccttaagggaagatgtggaagggctcagagaagcattaagtggtcttctgcaagagaagaagatgctggtcgaagactcacaGCGGCGGTACCAGAGTGGTAAAGAGGTGAAGCTGCcagtgcccatcctggccagggatctggaagagtgtaaagcggaggatgaattggcgctaaaagcagaacaagacagtcacacggtcgtggcagatgtcttcCTGGAAAGGTTCGAAGCAAAAAGGGATCTGTATatccatgaagagagtgagaccttgctcttcaagaccgtgattgatgtacctgatgaggtgcaagaagcctgtaccggtgaaggtgtgcatgaggcctttagaaaagcagtggaagcGCATAGTGTGAACTGGGCagcagagacgaaacagttggtgatattgtccactaaggaagtcacagtaaaGTGGGTagctatcctgaaggatatgccCTACAATGTCTTCGCATGA